Proteins found in one bacterium genomic segment:
- a CDS encoding PorV/PorQ family protein, translating into MISPNLLRRTLVLTLAAVFVLSLPALAITKVGTTSMQVLKIQMDVRGIAMGNAMVASSYDAQSVWSNPGALADMRKGQFVATQINMPANIELMGFVLAHQWGDYSAVSLHAINLFTNDMMERTWEHPEGTGRKFNASDVAIGASYARRLTDRFSLGANVRYLRSALADNTFNGVAVDLGTLYKTSLRTLRLGMSIQNLGPNVRYSGSFADYRNAVVNGGNIVNVKYTSASLPALFRLGVAFDPFVMFGLSMDSTYSGELSAEMNHPNDARERVNLGAEVGYKNMFFIRAGGKFDYDEESFAAGFGLKIPVVDGYKVTFDYAYAYFGRLTQAVQSSQSGWDAIQGQPHRLAIGFQW; encoded by the coding sequence ATGATTAGTCCGAACCTACTCCGCCGCACCCTCGTGCTTACGCTTGCGGCCGTCTTCGTCCTGTCGCTTCCGGCCCTCGCGATTACCAAGGTAGGCACCACGTCCATGCAGGTGCTCAAGATCCAGATGGACGTGCGTGGAATTGCCATGGGCAATGCGATGGTTGCTTCGTCCTACGACGCGCAGAGCGTGTGGTCCAATCCCGGCGCTCTGGCAGACATGCGGAAAGGCCAGTTTGTGGCCACGCAGATCAACATGCCTGCCAATATCGAGCTGATGGGCTTCGTGCTGGCGCACCAGTGGGGCGACTACAGCGCCGTCTCGCTGCACGCGATAAACCTCTTTACCAACGATATGATGGAACGCACGTGGGAGCACCCTGAAGGCACCGGGCGGAAATTCAACGCGTCGGACGTGGCCATCGGCGCCAGTTATGCGCGGCGGCTCACCGACCGGTTCAGCCTCGGCGCCAACGTGCGGTATCTGCGCAGCGCTCTGGCCGACAACACCTTCAACGGCGTGGCCGTGGATCTGGGCACGCTGTACAAGACCAGCCTGCGCACCCTGCGGCTGGGCATGTCCATTCAGAACCTTGGCCCCAACGTGCGTTACTCGGGCAGTTTTGCCGATTACCGCAACGCGGTGGTCAACGGCGGCAACATCGTGAACGTCAAGTACACGAGCGCCAGCCTGCCGGCGCTGTTCCGTCTGGGCGTCGCCTTCGATCCGTTTGTGATGTTCGGCCTGTCTATGGACTCGACCTACAGCGGGGAATTGTCCGCTGAAATGAACCACCCCAATGATGCGCGCGAACGCGTGAACCTGGGCGCGGAGGTCGGTTACAAGAATATGTTCTTTATCCGGGCCGGCGGCAAGTTCGACTATGATGAAGAGAGTTTTGCCGCGGGTTTCGGACTGAAGATCCCGGTGGTGGACGGATACAAAGTGACCTTCGACTACGCGTACGCCTACTTCGGACGGCTCACACAGGCCGTGCAGAGCAGTCAGTCGGGCTGGGACGCAATTCAGGGTCAGCCGCACCGTCTGGCCATCGGATTCCAATGGTGA